From Natrinema sp. CBA1119:
AGATTGTCGGCAAAGACGTACGTCGGCACCGAGCCGCCGAGCGAGGGCTTGAGAATGGGATCCGCGTTCCACCCCTCCCGGACGGCTCGCATCGTCGGCTCGACGACCGGACTGTCCGCCGACGTCCGCTGGGGGGCCATCGCCGCGACGCGCGAGAGCGTCACGTCGATGCCCGCTGGTGCTCGCTCCTCGACGTGGCGCGAGAGGGAGTCGAAGACGTCATCGGGATCCTGATCGGCAACCAGGCGGAAGTCGATCTTCGCTCGAGCGCGTGACGGTAACACGGTCTTCATGCCTTCGCCGTCGTAGCCGGCGTCCAACCCGGCGACGTTCAGGTTCGGGCGGCAGAGCAACCGCTCGACGTATTCGTCGTCCGTGTCCGTCGCGAGCGCGGAGAGTCCGAGATCGGCTTTCACCGCCTCCTCGTCGACCGGGATCGCCTCGAGTATCTCTCGGTCGCGATCGGTCAGCGGACGCACGTCGTCGTGAAACCCCTCGAGCGCGATTCGGCCGGTTTCGTCACGGAGGGATGCGAGCAGTTCGACGACCGCGGTCGCGGGGTTGGGGACCGGGCCCCCGAAATTCCCCGAATGGAGATCCCGGTTCGCACCCGTCGCTTCGATATCGACGTAGAGCAATCCGCGCGAGCCGAGCAACACGTGCGGGCGTCCCGACTCGTCGATCGGCCCGTCCGCCACGAACGCGACGTCTGCGTCGAGTTCATCGCGTCGGTCGCGCACGAGCCACTCGAGGTGTTCGCTCCCGCTTTCTTCTTCGCCTTCGATAAGCAGTGTCACATCGGTCGGTACGCCCGTGGTCTCACGGAGCGCGCGAACCGCACAGAGGTGCGCGAACCACTGTCCCTTGTTGTCCCCGGCACCGCGCGCGTAGAGGCGCGGCTCGCCGTCGGGCCCGTCGCGCAGGGTCGGTTCGAACGGCGGCGATTCCCATTCCGTGGCGGTTGCCGGCTGGACATCGTAGTGACCGTAGAGCAACACGGTTGATTCATCCTCGCTCGCTTCTCCATCGGCGAACGCGTGGGCGATGATGGCCGGTCGTCCCGGTGTCTCGACGATCTCCGCTTCGTCGAACCCGTACTCGAGGCAGGACTGCCGGACCAGTGTCGCGCAGTCGTCGATCCCCTCGCCGGTCGCACTGATCGACGGCTGGGCGAGCAACGAGCGCAGGTCATCGAGGACGGCTTCGTCGTGACGCTCGAGGAACGCGGACGGCGTTGCAATTGTCATTGGACGGGCCTCCATCGAGACGAAAGCGGTTCAGCGAGCGCGCGCAGATTCCGTGTCATACTCACCCACATATACCACGCTAAGAAAGAAAGCTCTAGGGCTCCCAGCGATCTCGAGTAACGACAGTTTTCGATCCAGAGACCGGTGCCAGTATCGGAATTTCACGGTGTTCGCTCTGTTCAGTCGTATTTACACCTTGTCCGAATGAAATAGTAATTATGGGCTTTTATCTAGTTTCTCGTGACTGATACTGAACACGGTGGGAGTGGGAGAGAAGCTTTAAATAATATAAGCGTTATAATGCATAACGATGTTTGGGAATGACAGACAGACACGCAGGGACGTACTACGGGGAACTGCTGGAATCGGGGCGATTTCGATCGCCGGCTGTCTCGGTGGCGACGGTGGGGATCAGGTCGATCTGACAGTCGGTTCGTCGTCATCCGGTTCGTCGACGTACGGTAACTCGCAGGCGATTCAGCGGGTAGTGAGTCAGGAATCGGACTACCTGAATTTCATTACGCAGGACGCGGGCGGTGACCCCCAATCAATCCGACTGTACGCTGACGGGGAGATCAACTCCTACTCCGCGGGAAACTACATCATGAACCAGGCGCTCACGGAGACGGGTCCGTTCTCCGATGAGCCCGTTTCGGAGTTTCCACAGTTAGGATTTGGTCACCTCTCGCTGAACCTTTACTGGATGGCACTGGAGGACAGCGATATCCAGACTACCGACGACCTCGCCGGGAGGGACGTCTACTGTCTCCCCGCTAGCTGGGGACTCCGTGCGATGACCGAAGAGATGTACGGCGAAGCGGGTCTCTGGGAAGGCCTCGAAGAGAACGTCGTCAACGTGGAGACGAGCCAAGCGGCCAGCGCACTCGACGAAGGGCGGGCCGAGGCATTCATCGTGTACACCTCGAACTACACCCAACTGCCTTCGTGGGCGACGGAGATCGACTCGCGCGTCTCCGTTCGGGCGATCGAGATGACCGACGATTACGTGCAAGCAGCACAGGACTTCGCAGGCGCTGGCTACGAAGAAGTCGACGAGATCGGCGGCTGGGAGCAGGACGTTCAGGGCGGTGACTTCCCGAAGCACACGTGGACGGAGACCTACCCGTACTACTTCAGTCCGGACATCTCCGCGGATGCCGTCTACGACCTGATGGAGATCTGCCACAACAACTACGAGTCGATGCAGGAGGCGAATCCGACGATCCTCGACTGGTCCGATCCGTCGAACTTCACGTTCGCGCTGGTCCACACCGATGAGATCCCGATCCACCCGGGAGCCGCGGACTGGTACGAAGAGAACGACGTCTGGGACGACAGCTGGACTCGCGGCGACGAATAACACCTGCAGAACCCGTCACCGCCATACATGGTTTATTCAACAGCAGACAAAAACCGACTAGAGATCGCCAACGACGTAGTGACCGGACTCGCTATCCTGACCTGGGTCTGGATCCTGTACTTCGCGTTCACGCAAGGAATCCAGCGAATTCTATTCACTGTCACGTTTCTTGGATCGGTCATGCTCGTCTATCTTGGAAACGAACTCATCGAAGCGTATGAGGACGGTGACAAACTGGGGTTGGCCGGTCTGACTCTCTCCGCGTTCATCACCGCCGGAACGACGGTGTACTTGATCGTGAACTACAGGGAGCTGTTGCGTGTGCGCGTCGGTACGGCGTTTGGCTACGAGTACGCAATCGCCATCGCGTTCTTCCTCGTCATCCTGTACCTGTCGTACCGAGCCTACGGACTCACGTTTCTGGCCGTAATCGTGGGCGTGATCCTCTACGGACTCTACGGGAACCTCGCACCGGGAATTCTGCGCCACGCGGGATTCAGCGTCGAACGGATGATGAGCATCATGGTGCTCGACTTCCAGGGGGTCTACGGCTCTATCTCGAGAATTATCGCGACCTGGGTCGCCCTATTCTTGCTATACGCAGGGCTGATGCGTGGCTTCGGCGCGTTCGACCTCATCATGCGAATCGGCCTCCGATCCGCTAACTACGTCCGATCGGGCGTCGCCCTCTCCGCGGTGACCTCGAGCATCATCATCGGCTCGATTACCGGCAGTCAGGCTGCGAACACGGCGATCACCGGTTCGTTCACGATCCCGCTGATGAAGGAGACGGGAATGAAAGGCGAGACCGCCGGAGGGATCGAATCCGTCGCCTCGACCGGCGGGCAGATCATGCCCCCGATCATGGGCGCGGCCGCGTTCGTGATGGCCTCGCTACTCGGAATCACCTACCTCGACGTGATCATCGCCGGAATCGTTCCCGCGATGATCTTCTATGGTTCCGTCACCATCGCCGTCCACTACAAGGGGATCGGCCAGCTCCGCGGACAGACGACCAAGATCAACGTCGAGAGCCAGTTCGAGGAAGAGATGTCGCAAAAGGAGTTCATTATCCAGTGTCTCCGGTTTGGCATTCCGTTCGCCATCCTGGTGTACATCCTCGGCGTCCTTCAGTATACGGTGCTCACGGCCGCGCTGTACACGATCATCGCGATGTTCATCACCGGCTTCGGGTTCCCGCTGGTCCAGACAGCGACGGAGGGTGGCGACCTCGGGGCCGAGTTCGTCAGTCTACTCGGCGACGCGGCGTTCGGCTTCAGAGAAGGGGCGATGATCCTCGCACCGATCGCGATCATTATCGCCGCCATCAACGGCGTCGTCGACGTCTTCACCGCATCAGGGATTCCGGGAATTCTCTCGCTGGCCCTGCTAGACCTTTCCGGCGGCGTCATGTTGACCGCGGTTATCCTCGCGATGGTCATTTCGATCGTTTTGGGGATGGGGATGCCGACGGTCGCCGCGTACGTCATCGTCGCGGCGCTGATCGCACCGGCGCTGGTCCAGCAGTTCTTCGTTCCGGACCTTGCAGCACACTTCTTCGTGCTGTACGCTGCGATTCTGTCGGGACTGACGCCGCCGATCGCGATCGCGGTCGTCGTCGCGACGGGAATCGCGGAGAGTAACTTCTGGCGGACGGCCCACGAAGCCATGAAGATCTCCGCACCGATCTACGTCCTTCCGTTCGCGTTCATCTACAACCCCGAACTCGTCGTCGGTGGGTTCGGTATCGACACGTTATTCTCGGGACTCATCGCACTGGCCGGTGCACTGGGAATTTCTCACGGCCTCAACTACTACGGGACGTTCTTCCACGAGAGTCCGTTCATCAAATTCCCCGTCAAAACCGTCTTCTTCGTCCTCGGCGTTCTCGCGATGGTCTACCCGGACGACATGGTGCGTCTCGGCTGCGTCGCCGTTATCTTCGGGATGATAGCGATTCAGCTCCGAAAACCGATCCTCGAGCGCGTCGGCGGACGATACGGAACCGACTCCATCGGAACCACCAGGGACTAGGGACCGAACACCGGTTCAGCGTAGATTTTTAGTTCGGCTCGGCGATAGAGACGCGCGACCACCGTGAGCGAGACAACGGTTCGAACACTCCCAGCCGGTTCGATCACCGCGAGTCGCTCTCGAGCGGAGCGTCGATCACTCCTCGAGGAGTCTCGCTTCGAAGAACGGATACTCCTCGAGCCACCCCCGGTCGTAGTCAGCGTCGTACTCGGTCGGCTCAATGCAGATTCGATCCCCAATCTCGAGTGCGTCGTCGGACTCGTCGATCGGTGCGAGCAGCCGGGTCCCCTCGTCCAGTTCGACGACCGAACTGACTGCAGTGGGCGAACGGAACAGTCGTTTCAGCGGGCGTTCGACCGAAGAGGGCGACGGCGGACGCGCATTTGATTGGAAAATATGTAGCCGAATAGTGGGTCAGCTAGACGTAAGACGATAGTCTATCCGATCGGCTGTCACACGTTTCACAATCAATAAGTGACCCCGTGGCGTCCCGTTCGACAAGATAACCACGTACTCATGGGACTCAACACAAACGATCGGTCGATCGCCGGCTTCACGATGGCAGGCCATTCGCTGGTCCACTGGTTCGAGACGTCGATTCCGATCTTTCTCGTCGTCTGGCTCGCGGAGTTCGACGTTTCGGTTGCACTGGCCGGCGTCATCGTCGCGTTCGGATACGCCCTGTTCGGGTTGGGCGCACTTCCCGCCGGCGTCCTCGTCGACCGATACGGTCCGAAACGGTTGATCCTGCTCTGTCTCGTCGGTATGAGCGCCTCGTTTCTCGTGCTCGCTCTCTCGATGTCGATTTACGCAGTCGCGATCGGACTCATCTGCTGGGGCGTCACCGCGAGCGTGTACCACCCCGCCGGACTCGCACTCATTAGCACCGGCGTCGAGGAGCGCGGGACCGTCTTCGCCTGGCACGGGATCGCCGGCAACGCCGGTATCGCCCTCGGCCCGTTCGCCGCGGCGACGCTGTTGTTCCTCGTCGATCAGTGGCAACTCGTCGCCGCAATCCTCGCTGTTCCGGGGTTCGTCGCGGCCGCGTACGGGCTCCAGGCCGACTTCGATTCGACCGCCGCCGAAAGCGAGGCGGACGCCGAGGCAAACGACGCCCTGTCGTTGGGCGAATTCCTGACGAACTCGCGAGTGTTGTTCACGAGCGCGTTCGCCGTCGTCTTCGCCATCATCGCCGTCGAAGGGCTCTACTATCGCGGAATGCTCACTTACCTGCCGGAAATCCTTCACGGTCTTCCCGCGATCGGCGATATCACGCTTTCGACCAACCTCGAGGGAATCTCGCCCGGCGATTACATCTACGTCAGTCTGCTCGTCGTCGGAATGGCCGGTCAGTACGTCGGCGGTAAGCTCACCGACCGTATCCGATCGGAGCGCGGGCTGATAGCCATTTTCGCCGTCCTCTGCGTCCTCGCGCTCGCGTTTGTGCCGATCATGTCGATGGGGCTAGTGCCCATCGTCCTCTACTGTATCCTACTCGGGTTCTTCCTCTTCGCCACCCAACCCCTCTACCAAGATGCAGTGGCGGTCCACACACCCGCACGTGCACGAGGCCTCTCGTACGGCTACACCTACGTCGGTAAGTTCGGTATCGGTCCGGTAAGTATTGCGATCGGTGGATTCATCCTCGGCGGGTTCTCGACGGCGCTGTTCTTCGGCGTGCTCGCGGCGTTCGCGTTCGGTGGGATGGCGCTGACAGCGGGACTGCTCGTGGCGCTCAATCGCACGAACTGGTGGCAAACGACCACGGGCGCGACGAAATCGAGCGACTAACGGCGTACGACCATTGAATAGGGTGCAGCAGGACGGTCTCTATTCTGATCGACAGTACTCTAAAACGAGTAGAACCCCCCTCTCGTCTGCGACAACGTCACGGGTAATGTAGTCGGTGAGCGTTGGCTCGGCTCGAGAAGCCGACGTCGAGCAGTATGCAACAGTGCCAATAGTAGCATTGTGGCAACAGTGCCAATAGTATTGTATTAATCCGACTCGGTTCGAGTTTAGAACTGATTACCGAACTACCCCCCGAAGATGTGAAACGGTAGCACGCTATTTCCTCCTTCAGATAGCATTTCCACTCACAAAAGCGGACCAAGTGAGTGTAGCGGCCTAATCAGCCGGAATCAGTGCAGTAGGGACTGACTCGACATGACGTTCGTTTCCGGGAGAACACACCGTGGTCCGAATTACGGGCCGGTCCCACTGTCTCATCCCCGAATCCGTTCCGATCGGTCTACAGCCGTTCGATTCACCGATGCGGCGCTATCGATCGTTCCTCGATAAAGAACGGAATCCCGCTGTCGCGTCGGGACGGGCTAGCCGGAAAACTTGTCGCGACGGTACAGGTCCAGTTCGCTCACCGTGTTGGGCGTCTTCTGACGCGCGGCGAACGCGATCGCGTCGGCGACGGCTCGAGGCCCGGTGACTTCGTCCTGTTCGTAGCGTTCCTTCGAGATCCGTTCTCGGAACTCCTTGCCGAACTCCGTCCGGACTTCCGACGGGTTGACGATGCTGACGGCGATGTCGTCCGTCCCGACCTGTCCCGCGAGGCTCTTCGCGAATCCACGGGTCCACCACTTCGTCGCCGCGTACAGCGGCGCGCCAGGACTGGGATTCTTGCCTGCGTAGCTCGCGACGAAAATCGCCGTTCCGTTCGTCTCACGGAGGTGCGGAATCGCTGCCCGGGCCGCGTAGAACATCCCGTCGACGTTCACCCCCATGACGGTCCGATACTGGTCGGTCGGAAACTCCTCGACGGGCGTCTCGGAATCGGTCGCGATCCCCGCGTTGTTCACCAGCACGTCGAGACGGCCGAACTCTGAGACCGTCTTCTCGACGGCCGCCTCAACCTCGTCTTCGTTGCTCACATCTGCGGGACAGACGAGCGCTGACGCGTCGGTCTCGGATTCGATTTCGGCCGCGAGTTTCGTCAACCGATCCTCTCGACGGGCGACGAGTGCGACGTCGGCACCATCGGCTGCGAGTGCGCGAGCCGTTTCCCGTCCGATTCCCGCGCTCGCACCGGTAACGATCGCTCCGTTGTCTGCCAGTGGGTGGGTTGCCATCGGTGAGACATTGTCGCGGTGATGCTAAACTCTACGTGTTACTGCTGAGACCGTATACAGAGCCGCGTCGATTTCCTCGGCGATTGGAGAGAATCACGTCGGTGGATTCGCCGTGTTCGTGTCGCTTCACCGGGTCGATACCGGCTGCCTCGAGCGAGCGTCGAACACGGCTACGTGCGTGCAAGTTGGTCCTGTCCCCCATGGAGTTGAGTACGATGTCCCGCGTCGGAATGCAGCCTCCATGATCGACCATACAGTTCGTTCTCACGAGTTTTCCCGTACCAGTCCCGTGGGTCAAATATGCTTCTCAACGGTGCTTTCCGAATGGCCCCGTTTTCGATCCCGTTCTGTAGACAGGAACGTGAGCCCCTATTCGTTACATAGCCCTCTATCACACGATATTCCACGACAACTATCACACATCCAAAATATTGGTGAGAACTGAGGTATCGACCATCTGGAAGTGTATTGTCATCAATCACCAAGGAAAGGCCGTTCAAGGGTATCGAACGCGATTATCAAGTACGAACGGAACGACACGAGCGATCACTGCCTCTGGCTCCTCGAGCCGTCAGTTATGACGGCGATACAGTGGCTGGAATCACGGTGCGGTCTCGTGGCCCGATCCGCGACGATAGTCCGTTCGACGCATTCGTCGGGTCGGAAAGCCGATTGGGAACGAAGCCACATACCGAGTGTCGACAGCGGTGGATAGATCGGTGAGTTCCGTCCCACTGTATGAACCGTCACGGAGCCGGCTACCGACAACGTAATTTACAACAGTACTACTGGAAAGCAGGTACTGTGTGAACGGGGCGTGAGTCGTCAGAAGGGAAACGATTTTCTTCGTGATATACGATGAACAACCTAAGATGACACGTCAGGGTTCAGGCGGCCGCGGGAGGTATCTGGAGGCGAAGCCGGAATGAGTGATGCGGTCGAACCAGAGGTGGAACGATGATGAGTGACGCGGTCGAGAACGAACACCAGTGCACGTGCAAAATCGGTCGCGCCATCGATCGGTACGATCTCGACGGACTGAACGGAGAACTCCAGCACCGACGCGATGTCGCGGATGCGAGCCTTCGGACGCTCGCGGAGTATATCAACGAGCGGATCCTCGAGACGGCGCTCGCCGAGGTAGAGACCGATCTAACGGACGTCGCGTACGGGGCAGTTAGCGCCGACGACGCCCTCTCAGCGGTGTATGAAACGCTGACGAGCGACACAGTGCCGGCCGATCGCGAAGCGCGAGTCCGAAAACGCTTCGAACAGAACGGAATCGATATCGAAGAGATCGAGTCCGACTGGGTCACGCATCCCACCGTCCGTTCCCACCTCAACGATTGCCTACAGATCGACACGGCCCGGACGACGAAAATCACGGCCGGATCAGCACGAAATACGATCGAATGGGCGCGAACGAGATGCGCTCGAGTCGTCGAACAGACAATCTCGCGGCTCGTCAGCGCAGGGATCGTCTCGATTCGTGATACCGAAGTCGCCGTCACGATTCAGATAACGTGTTCCGACTGTGGTTCGACGTACCGATTCGGAGAGTTACTCGAGTACGGATCGTGTGCCTGCTCCGCCGACGAAACGACCCCATTGGATCACCGATAGCTCTCCAGCGTTCCCCACCACGCTATCGTGACTTCCGTTTTCGGCACATGCGACGGATTTGCGAGTGCGGACTGAGACTGCTCACCAGCTAGCCGTACCCGTCAGTTCGTGTTTACCGGTCGTTCGTGGGGGGAACAGCCGCTCACTGAGTTTACAGCTTGATTCCCACCCCACTCGGAACGGCGCCATCAAAGAAACCTGATTTCTGTTCAAAAATGTTTTCGTAACTACTTCTCACACGATGGATATAAATGAGTGAGCTGTGATACAACGAACAATGGAACATTCGAATAGAACCGTACAGAACACGCATGCCGAGGTACCAGTCGAGTTAGCGGCCGAAAACATGGGTGGAATCGATTCGTCCGCTATCGAGTTCCAGAGCGGGGTCAATCTCCTCACCGGACGGAACGCGACCAATCGAACGAGTCTGCTTCGAGCGGTTACCGGCGTTCTCGGTGGAACGAGCGCCACCCTCAAGAGCGACGCGGACGAGGGCCACGTGACGCTCACTATTGGTGACCGGGAGTACTCACGCCGGTACAACCGCACGGAAACCGGCGTTCAGGTGACGGGCGAACCGTACGAGGAAAACAGCGAACTCATCGATCTCTTCATCTCCCTTCTCGAGAACAATCCGGCCCGTCTGGCGGTCGAACGCGGTGACGACCTCCGCGAACTCATCATGCGACCGGTAGATACGACCGAGATCGAACAGCGGATCCAGCGCCTACAACGCGAGCGCGACGAGCTCACCGACACGGTCGATCGCGTCGAGCGGCGCTCGAAACAGCTACCTGCACTCGAGGAACAGCGCCAGACGCTGACGGCAGAACTCGAGTCGCTCGAGGTGGAGATCGAGTCACTTCGATCGGAGGTAACCCAGTACGAGGCCGACGCCGAAATGGCGGAGGAAGCCGAGGATTTGGTCGACAAACTCGACGAGCGGCGGAAAGAGCGAAGCGAACTCACGGACCAGATAGATCTGGTGACGGCCGAAATCGAGGCCCTCCGGGAGCGGCCCGAGGAACTCCGCACTGAGCGCGACGAACTCCCCGAACACTCTCAGGCCGATCTGG
This genomic window contains:
- a CDS encoding SDR family oxidoreductase, with translation MATHPLADNGAIVTGASAGIGRETARALAADGADVALVARREDRLTKLAAEIESETDASALVCPADVSNEDEVEAAVEKTVSEFGRLDVLVNNAGIATDSETPVEEFPTDQYRTVMGVNVDGMFYAARAAIPHLRETNGTAIFVASYAGKNPSPGAPLYAATKWWTRGFAKSLAGQVGTDDIAVSIVNPSEVRTEFGKEFRERISKERYEQDEVTGPRAVADAIAFAARQKTPNTVSELDLYRRDKFSG
- a CDS encoding MFS transporter; this translates as MGLNTNDRSIAGFTMAGHSLVHWFETSIPIFLVVWLAEFDVSVALAGVIVAFGYALFGLGALPAGVLVDRYGPKRLILLCLVGMSASFLVLALSMSIYAVAIGLICWGVTASVYHPAGLALISTGVEERGTVFAWHGIAGNAGIALGPFAAATLLFLVDQWQLVAAILAVPGFVAAAYGLQADFDSTAAESEADAEANDALSLGEFLTNSRVLFTSAFAVVFAIIAVEGLYYRGMLTYLPEILHGLPAIGDITLSTNLEGISPGDYIYVSLLVVGMAGQYVGGKLTDRIRSERGLIAIFAVLCVLALAFVPIMSMGLVPIVLYCILLGFFLFATQPLYQDAVAVHTPARARGLSYGYTYVGKFGIGPVSIAIGGFILGGFSTALFFGVLAAFAFGGMALTAGLLVALNRTNWWQTTTGATKSSD
- a CDS encoding TAXI family TRAP transporter solute-binding subunit is translated as MFGNDRQTRRDVLRGTAGIGAISIAGCLGGDGGDQVDLTVGSSSSGSSTYGNSQAIQRVVSQESDYLNFITQDAGGDPQSIRLYADGEINSYSAGNYIMNQALTETGPFSDEPVSEFPQLGFGHLSLNLYWMALEDSDIQTTDDLAGRDVYCLPASWGLRAMTEEMYGEAGLWEGLEENVVNVETSQAASALDEGRAEAFIVYTSNYTQLPSWATEIDSRVSVRAIEMTDDYVQAAQDFAGAGYEEVDEIGGWEQDVQGGDFPKHTWTETYPYYFSPDISADAVYDLMEICHNNYESMQEANPTILDWSDPSNFTFALVHTDEIPIHPGAADWYEENDVWDDSWTRGDE
- a CDS encoding TRAP transporter fused permease subunit, producing the protein MVYSTADKNRLEIANDVVTGLAILTWVWILYFAFTQGIQRILFTVTFLGSVMLVYLGNELIEAYEDGDKLGLAGLTLSAFITAGTTVYLIVNYRELLRVRVGTAFGYEYAIAIAFFLVILYLSYRAYGLTFLAVIVGVILYGLYGNLAPGILRHAGFSVERMMSIMVLDFQGVYGSISRIIATWVALFLLYAGLMRGFGAFDLIMRIGLRSANYVRSGVALSAVTSSIIIGSITGSQAANTAITGSFTIPLMKETGMKGETAGGIESVASTGGQIMPPIMGAAAFVMASLLGITYLDVIIAGIVPAMIFYGSVTIAVHYKGIGQLRGQTTKINVESQFEEEMSQKEFIIQCLRFGIPFAILVYILGVLQYTVLTAALYTIIAMFITGFGFPLVQTATEGGDLGAEFVSLLGDAAFGFREGAMILAPIAIIIAAINGVVDVFTASGIPGILSLALLDLSGGVMLTAVILAMVISIVLGMGMPTVAAYVIVAALIAPALVQQFFVPDLAAHFFVLYAAILSGLTPPIAIAVVVATGIAESNFWRTAHEAMKISAPIYVLPFAFIYNPELVVGGFGIDTLFSGLIALAGALGISHGLNYYGTFFHESPFIKFPVKTVFFVLGVLAMVYPDDMVRLGCVAVIFGMIAIQLRKPILERVGGRYGTDSIGTTRD
- a CDS encoding M20/M25/M40 family metallo-hydrolase, with amino-acid sequence MTIATPSAFLERHDEAVLDDLRSLLAQPSISATGEGIDDCATLVRQSCLEYGFDEAEIVETPGRPAIIAHAFADGEASEDESTVLLYGHYDVQPATATEWESPPFEPTLRDGPDGEPRLYARGAGDNKGQWFAHLCAVRALRETTGVPTDVTLLIEGEEESGSEHLEWLVRDRRDELDADVAFVADGPIDESGRPHVLLGSRGLLYVDIEATGANRDLHSGNFGGPVPNPATAVVELLASLRDETGRIALEGFHDDVRPLTDRDREILEAIPVDEEAVKADLGLSALATDTDDEYVERLLCRPNLNVAGLDAGYDGEGMKTVLPSRARAKIDFRLVADQDPDDVFDSLSRHVEERAPAGIDVTLSRVAAMAPQRTSADSPVVEPTMRAVREGWNADPILKPSLGGSVPTYVFADNLDVPCLVVPYANADENNHAPDENIALACFRAGARTTVALLEELSNADLE
- the rdfA gene encoding rod-determining factor RdfA, with translation MSDAVENEHQCTCKIGRAIDRYDLDGLNGELQHRRDVADASLRTLAEYINERILETALAEVETDLTDVAYGAVSADDALSAVYETLTSDTVPADREARVRKRFEQNGIDIEEIESDWVTHPTVRSHLNDCLQIDTARTTKITAGSARNTIEWARTRCARVVEQTISRLVSAGIVSIRDTEVAVTIQITCSDCGSTYRFGELLEYGSCACSADETTPLDHR